Proteins found in one Triticum urartu cultivar G1812 chromosome 4, Tu2.1, whole genome shotgun sequence genomic segment:
- the LOC125554209 gene encoding uncharacterized protein LOC125554209 has product MHTHHMSRSESEPHITHATPAGIIEMATGVGNGSGPSTNDALQSILAAARPFLRGDLAAVDPELPSLVSVLVSAGAGECYHKHGTFLAHLLDVYRILRLWGAPDAVARCGLFHSSYSNSYVNLAIFEPDVSRARVRAIVGAAAERLVHIFCIVPRHALMHDDLHLRYTDAELRDHLAAAEASLQAARSGGARPEDKAEPWRAKLRSVVPEEGVVVPHIRTGEPVGLSRRVLAVFVLMTVADFSDQYTDYQDKLFHNDDGRLEFAGDNWAALWPGTGKPGLWVSAMSRLAALYRLIATDEQLRHMEEGSTKTTADEQDAGLELRIPPVFDRCSKVLDPGEQIAARDLYWEAICSDGKEGAESLLRRCIAKNPYVGEPWLVLAQVLLNGGGRWEEAEAAAAEGLRLVLEWGSSWDKRMSWEGWVSWGRVMRDKAKEKQWPRSAWGIINLGLVKHIHDD; this is encoded by the coding sequence ATGCACACACACCACATGAGCAGGAGTGAGAGTGAGCCACACATCACACACGCTACACCGGCCGGGATCATCGAAATGGCGACCGGCGTCGGCAACGGCAGTGGCCCATCGACGAACGACGCGCTCCAGTCGATCCTCGCCGCCGCGCGCCCGTTCCTCCGGGGCGACCTCGCGGCCGTCGACCCCGAGCTCCCCTCGCTCGTCTCCGTCCTCGtgtccgccggcgccggcgaGTGCTACCACAAGCACGGCACCTTCCTCGCGCACCTGCTCGACGTCTACCGCATCCTCCGCCTCTGGGGCGCGCCCGACGCCGTCGCCCGTTGCGGCCTCTTCCACTCCTCCTACTCCAACTCCTACGTCAACCTCGCCATCTTCGAGCCCGACGTCAGCCGCGCCCGCGTCCGCGCCATCGTCGGCGCCGCCGCCGAGCGGCTCGTGCACATCTTCTGCATCGTCCCGCGCCACGCGCTCATGCACGACGACCTCCACCTCCGCTACACCGACGCCGAGCTCCGCgaccacctcgccgccgccgaggcGTCCCTCCAGGCCGCGCGCTCCGGCGGGGCCAGGCCGGAGGACAAGGCGGAGCCGTGGCGCGCGAAGCTGCGGTCCGTGGTGCCGGAGGAGGGCGTGGTGGTGCCGCACATCCGGACGGGGGAGCCGGTCGGGCTGTCGCGGCGCGTGCTGGCGGTGTTCGTGCTGATGACCGTCGCCGACTTCAGCGACCAGTACACGGACTACCAGGACAAGCTGTTCCACAACGACGACGGCCGCCTCGAGTTCGCGGGCGACAACTGGGCCGCGCTCTGGCCGGGCACCGGCAAGCCGGGGCTGTGGGTGAGCGCCATGTCCAGGCTCGCCGCGCTGTACCGCCTCATCGCCACCGACGAGCAGCTCCGCCACATGGAAGAAGGGTCGACGAAGACGACGGCGGACGAGCAGGACGCGGGCCTGGAGCTTCGCATCCCGCCCGTGTTCGACCGGTGCAGCAAGGTGCTGGACCCCGGCGAGCAGATCGCGGCGAGGGACCTGTACTGGGAGGCGATCTGCAGCGACGGCAAGGAGGGCGCGGAGTCGCTGCTGCGGCGGTGCATCGCGAAGAACCCGTACGTGGGGGAGCCGTGGCTGGTGCTGGCTCAGGTGCTGCTCAACGGCGGAGGGAGGtgggaggaggcggaggcggcggcggcggaggggcTGAGGCTGGTGCTGGAGTGGGGCAGCAGCTGGGACAAGAGGATGTCGTGGGAGGGGTGGGTGTCGTGGGGGAGGGTGATGAGGGACAAGGCCAAGGAGAAACAATGGCCGCGCTCTGCCTGGGGCATCATCAACCTCGGACTCGTCAAGCACATCCACGACGACTAG